One genomic window of Cololabis saira isolate AMF1-May2022 chromosome 3, fColSai1.1, whole genome shotgun sequence includes the following:
- the lenep gene encoding lens epithelial cell protein LEP503, producing MSLAAASEAMHPQRPLPQAMPSSSLGQQIRDMAMGMGRGKNLLGGNFAYSFIQSVKECLYFLLCCWCIKEILD from the coding sequence ATGAGTTTGGCTGCCGCCTCAGAAGCCATGCACCCACAGCGGCCTCTTCCCCAAGCCATGCCCTCCTCCTCTCTGGGGCAGCAAATACGGGACATGGCTATGGGCATGGGACGTGGCAAAAATTTACTTGGGGGAAACTTTGCCTACAGTTTCATCCAGTCTGTTAAGGAGTGTCTTTATTTCCTCCTCTGCTGCTGGTGCATCAAAGAGATCCTGGACTGA